The following are encoded together in the Cryptococcus neoformans var. neoformans JEC21 chromosome 9 sequence genome:
- a CDS encoding MAP kinase, putative, whose translation MDNTPRHLFQTPNNVYILQQPWQFVKELGQGAYGCVSSARNSSTGETCAVKKVTNVFQKKILTKRCLRELRLLHHFRGHKNITCLYDMDIVFDPPGSGQFREVYLYEELMEADLHAIIRSGQPLSDAHFQSFLYQTLCGLKYIHSANVLHRDLKPGNLLVNADCELKICDFGLARGFQPGAVQTDQGQAGFMTEYVATRWYRAPEIMLSFANYTSSIDMWSVGCILAELLGGKPIFKGEDYVDQLNKILNLLGTPTEDTLRRVGSPRAQDYIRSLPIKPRVKFETLYPNASPLALDLLSKLLTFDPAKRYGCEEALEHQYLAVWHDPADEPLCEVPFDFSFEEEDSVSGMRDLILEEVRSFRYLVRQQSMPPARKDSHELPPAPPAPQHPGAGVGPAFHERANSEGDMEEHPGSALEKQLERQKLS comes from the exons ATGGACAACACTCCTCGGCACCTTTTCCAGACACCCAACAACGTCTA CATCCTTCAGCAGCCATGGCAGTTTGTCAAGGAACTCGGGCAAGGGGCGTACGGTTGCGTGTCTTCTGCGAGGAACTCTAGTACGGGAGAAACATGCGCGGTGAAAAAGGTAACGAATGTGTTTCAAAAGAAGATCTTGACAAAGCGGTGTCTGAGAGAGTTGAGGTTGTTACATCACTTCAGAGGGCATAAAAAT ATCACCTG CTTGTACGACATGGACATTGTCTTTGACCCTCCTGGATCAGGACAATTCCGTGAAGTCTACTTGTACGAAGAGCTCATGGAGGCTGATTTACATGCCATT ATTCGATCTGGACAACCTCTTTCCGATGCGCACTTCCAATCATTCTTATATCAAACTCTCTGTGGTCTCAAG TACATTCACTCTGCCAACGTCCTCCACCGAGATCTGAAACCTGGAAACCTTCTCGTGAATGCCGATTGCGAGCTCAAGATTTGTGATTTCGGTTTAGCTCGTGGTTTCCAGCCTGGAGCGGTGCAGACGGATCAAGGTCAAGCCGGGTTCATGACTGAAT ATGTCGCCACAAGATGGTATCGAGCCCCCGAAATTATGCTTTCATTTGCGAATTACACTTCAAGCATCGATATGTGGTCTGTTGGATGTATCCTCGCCGAACTTCTTGGCGGTAAACCCATTTTCAAGGGTGAAGATTACGTCGATCAGCTGAACAAgatcctcaaccttctcggTACCCCCACTGAAGACACTCTCCGGAGAGTTGGTTCGCCAAGAGCTCAGGATTACATCAGGAGCCTGCCCATCAAGCCGCGCGTCAAGTTTGAGACATTGTATCCTAACGCATCTCCCTTGGCGTTGGATTTGTTGAGCAAACTGTTAACATTTGACCCCGCCAAGAGATATGGCTGCGAAGAAGCCCTAGAACACCAGTA TCTTGCGGTATGGCACGATCCCGCCGACGAACCCCTTTGCGAAGTCCCGTTTGACTTTTcctttgaagaagaagattccGTCAGCGGGATGAGGGATTTGATCCTCGAAGAGGTCAGGAGTTTCCGATACCTCGTGAGGCAACAATCTATGCCTCCCGCCAGGAAAGACTC TCATGAGCTTCCCCCGGCTCCTCCTGCACCTCAACATCCCGGTGCCGGCGTTGGTCCCGCCTTCCACGAAAGAGCGAACAGCGAAGGCGATATGGAGGAACACCCTGGGTCCGCATTGGAGAAACAGTTGGAGAGGCAGAAATTATCATAG
- a CDS encoding expressed protein, protein MALELLYHSSSPSLYPTNTSSSLLVIRFSGPVRVSSVRITPEGVRCPDGSGVTYPSNWTGQLLFNVSPSNPVNALLSTNITYNAALHPVDYPIDMPQGTTSRMMMLRAPVEKLSISVYGNTDESPGDDPEQENAVKEQRPSELALEKEDPSWLWRWAGDSPDCLIDLLNAYTRPEVISRTLECLDLLSDLDDSIIPSLLERPNALEYLFRIPTSTFSSKIKNNYKWAFHPSVEPLLATDHPFVPLLGPDTSARHAAAWQRLSLGKAALACLIDLGASVREDDLMRVEKGEEKSNLARLLEMGEKFAQGEDGEGLDMVLDLLDSAELEIVDSIIAQEYLARTIPRLSVIAIALSKNGNRRGNGAIRSLKIGEEHARLVVNALLLCSTEIINGKLTFSIARKLAEPYLPRLESSDPLRIVFTTSHPSPTADALSDPDPTARALARLSHAISSSSSSLALDTSIVPSFSPPLSSSSITHILPPSTILTFLAPHFTSILSTAISPPFGIQPSATYTSPEMQGANVWAGKVYTSHEFRSRELVGLGIGPGGRAASKHVDEYA, encoded by the exons ATGGCTCTCGAACTCCTCTACCACTCATCCTCCCCATCTCTCTACCCCACAAACacctcttcgtccttgCTTGTCATCCGCTTCTCCGGCCCAGTCCGTGTATCCTCAGTTAGAATCACACCAGAGGGCGTGAGATGTCCTGATGGCTCTGG CGTAACATACCCTTCAAACTGGACGGGACAGTTGCTCTTCAACGTTTCCCCATCCAACCCTGTCAACGCCCTTCTCTCTACCAACATCACATACAACGCAGCATTGCACCCGGTAGATTACCCTATTGATATGCCCCAAGGC ACCACCAGccggatgatgatgttaCGTGCCCCTGTAGAGAAGCTCTCCATCTCAGTCTACGGCAATACAGACGAGTCACCGGGAGATGACCCAGAACAGGAGAATGCAGTAAAAGAGCAGAGGCCATCAGAGCTGGctttggaaaaagaagatccATCTTGGCTCTGGCGCTGGGCAGGCGATTCACCAGACTGTCTGATCGACCTGTTGAACGCCTATACCCGACCAGAAGTTATATCAAGAACACTTGAATGTCTTGATCTATTATCAGATTTGGACGACAGCATAATTCCCTCTTTACTCGAGCGTCCTAATGCTTTAGAATACCTCTTCCGTATACCGACATCAACGTTCTCGTCAAAAATTAAGAATAACTACAAATGGGCTTTTCATCCGTCGGTGGAGCCTCTATTAGCGACCGACCACCCCTTTGTCCCCCTCTTAGGGCCTGACACCTCTGCAAGGCATGCTGCGGCATGGCAGCGCCTATCATTAGGCAAGGCTGCTCTTGCTTGCCTCATTGACCTAGGTGCCAGTGTCAGGGAGGATGACTTGATGAGAGTCGAAAagggggaggaaaagagtaATTTGGCGAGATTGTTGGAAATGGGTGAAAAGTTTGCTCAgggtgaggatggggaagggcTGGATATGGTGCTCGACCTGCTTGACTCGGCGGAGCTCGAAATCGTAGACAGCATTATTGCGCAAGAATACTTGGCAAGGACCATCCCGAGATTAAGCGTCATCGCTATCGCACTCTCCAAGAACGGGAatagaagaggaaatggCGCAATAAGAAGTCTTAAGATAGGAGAAGAGCATGCGAGACTCGTGGTCAACGCTCTTTTGCTATGCTCGACAGAAATTATCAACGGGAAACTGACCTTCTCTATCGCCAGGAAACTCGCTGAGCCTTACCTACCCCGACTTGAATCATCCGACCCGCTTCGAATTGTCTTTACTActtcccatccatcaccTACCGCTGACGCTCTCTCTGACCCTGATCCTACCGCCCGTGCCCTCGCCCGTCTCTCCCAtgccatctcttcctcttcgtcctcccTCGCCCTTGACACCTCCATTGTCCCCTCTTTTTCCCCCCcactctcatcctcatctatcactcacatccttcctccGTCCACTATCCTCACCTTCTTAGCTCCTCACTTCACCTCTATTCTCTCAACAGCCATCTCCCCGCCCTTTGGCATCCAACCCTCCGCCACATACACCTCCCCTGAAATGCAAGGGGCTAACGTTTGGGCGGGCAAGGTGTATACTTCGCATGAGTTTAGGAGTAGGGAGCTGGTAGGGTTGGGCATTGGACCAGGGGGGAGAGCGGCGAGTAAGCACGTTGATGAGTATGCTTGA
- a CDS encoding expressed protein, whose product MEPDMFGFKCAHPGCQKTFTRKDHLLRHAANHSQTSYNCPTCRREFKRYDLLQRHEKRNICGEDPTGSNPFKRSRSESGSQEESAVQRASLPPPINTTTGQQPGPSSSQTAIFPITSSSTAVPMNAPYDGSLQIPNSSNPPVSDFSVGDIMGDWGFSLWAPEQWEALLHETLAPPFNEPMVDMPWDMPMLPRVQQQESAERGQDNVASAMLVARLQSSFPEFDVPLSWVIEALQTYWTRTAPTFPFIHRGTFDLDTAPTELVLMMAIIGSVHMTPRRDFSHLVQKIRGVLVQECGLDMPISTLQTFCLCHVHDTWYSTAESQFVAQCMWPVMVAHSRKKGIGVVGKPENEIHQEEAWAAWAKEEERRRAAYCVLLIDTQLSAFWNQHCSRQLSIFAHHLTLPCTRRQWEAPTAQEWFRMRGPPPSTPPTPRKSNARSGYLPGLHPEFQVSTVSDGYSSAILAALALEKLSFKVDLENSLTVQMVLIGLIAIAWDCRTRGGMGIRFREGTKHWRSIVFKAVINMRATYEAEVIRMGDAIESRDLRDTFAICNISILSDIPMLCVAAGATTFCGSTIGPRQYSDAKRRLKLWAKTEDAWTCVWQCARYLRQALFADWGLYTPWAVFLTTLVCRAYNWTSATPESTSQRRQHPTTYSTAHLPIIDRQATIIAWLDKILQTPGRHESTDGEVDALIEYVAGQLELGESTARENAAMLRMLIGHKR is encoded by the exons ATGGAGCCAGATATGTTCGGGTTCAAGTGTGCCCACCCGGGGTGCCAAAAAACATTCACAAGGAAG GACCATTTACTTCGTCACGCCGCTAACC ATTCACAAACTTCATATAATTGCCCGACTTGCCGCAGAGAATTCAAACGATACGATCTCCTTCAGCGACATGAGAAACGAAACATCTGCGGCGAAGATCCTACCGGATCAAATCCTTTTAAACGGTCGAGGAGCGAAAGCGGTTCCCAAGAGGAATCCGCCGTTCAGCGTGCATCTCTACCTCCTCCAATAAACACAACGACTGGGCAACAGCCTGGCCCGTCGTCGTCGCAGACAGCCATATTCCCGATAACCTCCAGTAGCACTGCTGTACCAATGAATGCTCCTTATGATGGTAGCCTTCAAATACCAAATAGCTCCAATCCGCCTGTCAGTGACTTTTCTGTTGGAGATATTATGGGAGATTGGGGATTCTCTTTATGGGCTCCAGAGCAATGGGAGGCGCTACTACATGAAACACTGGCCCCGCCATTCAACGAGCCAATGGTGGATATGCCATGGGATATGCCTATGCTTCCTCGTGTGCAGCAGCAAGAATCTGCGGAGAGAGGACAAGACAATGTAGCAAGTGCCATGCTCGTTGCTCGATTACAGAGTTCATTCCCC GAGTTTGACGTCCCATTATCTTGGGTTATCGAAGCTTTACAGACATACTGGACTCGTACGGCCCCTACATTCCCTTTTATCCACCGGGGCACCTTCGATCTGGACACGGCTCCCACTGAGCTCGTTCTTATGATGGCTATCATCGGCTCCGTGCACATGACTCCTCGTCGAGATTTCAGTCATCTCGTCCAAAAGATTCGAGGAGTTCTTGTACAAGAATGCGGACTGGATATGCCCATCTCTACACTTCAGACTTTCTGTCTTTGTCATGTGCATGACACCTGGTACTCCACAGCAGAGAGTCAGTTTGTGGCGCAGTGTATGTGGCCGGTAATGGTAGCCCACTCCAGAAAAAAGGGCATCGGCGTAGTGGGAAAGCCTGAGAATGAGATTCATCAGGAGGAAGCTTGGGCTGCTtgggcaaaagaagaag AACGACGACGCGCTGCATACTGCGTTCTCCTCATTGATACCCAACTTTCCGCCTTTTGGAACCAACATTGCTCTCGTCAACTATCCATTTtcgctcatcatctcacCTTGCCATGTACACGTCGTCAATGGGAGGCACCTACCGCTCAGGAATGGTTTCGCATGCGAGGCCCACCCCCAAGCACACCGCCTACACCTCGAAAGTCCAATGCTCGTTCCGGTTATCTCCCGGGATTGCATCCCGAGTTCCAGGTCTCTACAGTTTCAGATGGTTACTCATCCGCTATCCTCGCGGCCTTGGCGCTGGAGAAATTGTCTTTCAAAGTCGATCTGGAAAACAGTCTGACAGTTCAGATGGTGCTGATAGGCTTGATTGCAATTGCATGGGATTGTAGGACGAGGGGCGGCATGGGTATCAGGTTCAGAGAGGGGACGAAACATTGGAGATCTATCGTCTTCAAAG CTGTCATTAACATGCGCGCGACCTATGAAGCTGAAGTCATCCGGATGGGGGATGCGATAGAGTCCAGGGATTTGAGAGATACCTTTGCCATCTGCAACATCTCTATCTTGAGTGATAT CCCGATGCTCTGTGTTGCTGCCGGCGCCACTACGTTTTGCGGATCAACAA TTGGCCCAAGGCAGTATTCCGATGCCAAGCGCAGATTGAAACTTTGGGCAAAAACAGAAGATGCATGGACTTGTGTATGGCAGTGTGCAAGGTATCTTCGTCAGGCTCTCTTTGCCGACTGGGGTCTGTACACACCTTGGGCTGTCTTCCTTACCACT TTGGTGTGCCGGGCATACAACTGGACCTCTGCAACCCCAGAATCTACTTCCCAGCGTCGTCAACATCCTACAACTTACTCCACcgctcatcttcccatAATAGATCGACAAGCCACCATCATTGCATGGCTTGATAAGATACTCCAGACACCCGGCAGGCATGAATCTACCGATGGAGAAGTTGATGCGCTGATAGAATACGTCGCTGGGCAGCTGGAATTGGGCGAGTCTACCGCACGGGAGAATGCGGCTATGTTAAGGATGTTAATCGGGCACAAGAGATaa